From a single Saimiri boliviensis isolate mSaiBol1 chromosome 7, mSaiBol1.pri, whole genome shotgun sequence genomic region:
- the DYRK2 gene encoding dual specificity tyrosine-phosphorylation-regulated kinase 2 isoform X1, with protein sequence MLTRKPSAAAPAAYPTGRGGDSAVRQLQASPGLGAGATRSGVGTGPPSPIALPPLRASNAAAAAHTIGGSKHTMNDHLHVSSHAHGQIQVQQLFEDNSNKRTVLTTQPNGLTTVGKTGLPVVPERQLDSIHRRQGSSTSLKSMEGMGKVKATPMTPEQAMKQYMQKLTAFEHHEIFSYPEIYFLGPNAKKRQGMTGGPNNGGYDDDQGSYVQVPHDHVAYRYEVLKVIGKGSFGQVVKAYDHKVHQHVALKMVRNEKRFHRQAAEEIRILEHLRKQDKDNTMNVIHMLENFTFRNHICMTFELLSMNLYELIKKNKFQGFSLPLVRKFAHSILQCLDALHKNRIIHCDLKPENILLKQQGRSGIKVIDFGSSCYEHQRVYTYIQSRFYRAPEVILGARYGMPIDMWSLGCILAELLTGYPLLPGEDEGDQLACMIELLGMPSQKLLDASKRAKNFVSSKGYPRYCTVTTLSDGSVVLNGGRSRRGKLRGPPESREWGNALKGCDDPLFLDFLKQCLEWDPAVRMTPGQALRHPWLRRRLPKPPTGEKTSVKRITESTGAITSISKLPPPSSSASKLRTNLAQMTDANGNIQQRTVLPKLVS encoded by the exons ATGTTAACCAGGAAACCTTCGGCCGCCGCTCCCGCCGCCTACCCGACCG GCCGAGGAGGGGACAGCGCCGTTCGCCAGCTTCAGGCTTCCCCGGGGCTCGGTGCGGGGGCCACCCGGAGCGGAGTGGGGACCGGCCCGCCCTCCCCCATCGCCCTGCCGCCTCTCCGGGCCAGCAACGCTGCCGCCGCAGCCCACACG ATTGGTGGCAGTAAGCACACAATGAATGATCACCTGCATGTCAGCAGCCACGCTCACGGACAGATCCAGGTTCAACAGCTCTTTGAGGATAACAGTAACAAGCGGACAGTCCTCACTACACAACCAAATGGGCTTACAACAGTGGGCAAAACGGGCTTGCCAGTGGTGCCAGAGCGGCAGCTGGACAGCATTCATAGACGGCAGGGGAGCTCCACGTCTCTGAAGTCCATGGAAGGCATGGGGAAGGTGAAAGCCACCCCCATGACACCTGAACAAGCAATGAAGCAATACATGCAAAAACTCACCGCCTTCGAACATCATGAGATTTTCAGCTACCCTGAAATATATTTCTTGGGTCCAAATGCTAAGAAGCGCCAGGGCATGACAGGTGGGCCCAATAATGGTGGCTATGATGACGACCAGGGATCATACGTGCAGGTGCCCCACGATCATGTGGCTTACAGGTACGAGGTCCTCAAGGTTATTGGGAAGGGGAGCTTTGGGCAGGTGGTCAAGGCCTACGATCACAAAGTCCACCAGCACGTAGCCCTAAAAATGGTGCGGAATGAGAAGCGCTTCCATCGGCAGGCGGCGGAGGAGATCCGAATTCTGGAACACCTGAGGAAGCAGGACAAGGATAACACAATGAATGTCATCCATATGCTGGAGAATTTCACCTTCCGCAACCACATTTGCATGACGTTTGAGCTGCTGAGCATGAACCTCTATGAGCTCATCAAGAAGAATAAATTCCAGGGCTTCAGCCTGCCTTTGGTTCGCAAATTTGCCCACTCGATTCTGCAGTGTTTGGATGCTTTGCACAAAAACAGAATAATTCACTGTGACCTTAAGCCTGAGAACATTTTGTTGAAGCAGCAGGGTAGAAGTGGTATTAAAGTGATTGATTTTGGCTCCAGTTGTTACGAGCATCAGCGTGTCTACACGTACATCCAGTCGCGTTTTTACCGGGCTCCAGAAGTGATCCTTGGGGCCAGATATGGCATGCCCATTGATATGTGGAGCCTGGGCTGCATTTTAGCAGAGCTCCTGACGGGTTACCCCCTCTTGCCTGGGGAAGATGAAGGGGACCAGCTGGCCTGTATGATTGAACTGTTGGGCATGCCCTCGCAGAAACTGCTGGATGCATCCAAACGAGCCAAAAATTTTGTGAGCTCCAAGGGTTATCCCCGTTACTGCACTGTCACGACTCTCTCAGATGGCTCTGTGGTCCTCAATGGAGGCCGTTCCCGGAGGGGGAAACTGAGGGGCCCACCGGAGAGCAGAGAGTGGGGGAATGCGCTTAAGGGGTGTGATGATCCCCTTTTCCTTGACTTCTTAAAACAGTGTTTAGAGTGGGATCCTGCAGTTCGCATGACTCCAGGCCAGGCTTTGCGGCACCCCTGGTTGAGGAGGCGGTTGCCAAAGCCTCCCACCGGGGAGAAAACGTCCGTGAAAAGGATAACTGAGAGCACCGGTGCTATCACATCTATATCCAAGTTACCTCCACCTTCCAGCTCAGCTTCCAAACTGAGGACTAATTTGGCGCAGATGACAGATGCCAACGGGAATATTCAGCAGAGGACAGTGTTGCCAAAACTCGTTAGCTGA
- the DYRK2 gene encoding dual specificity tyrosine-phosphorylation-regulated kinase 2 isoform X2, with translation MNDHLHVSSHAHGQIQVQQLFEDNSNKRTVLTTQPNGLTTVGKTGLPVVPERQLDSIHRRQGSSTSLKSMEGMGKVKATPMTPEQAMKQYMQKLTAFEHHEIFSYPEIYFLGPNAKKRQGMTGGPNNGGYDDDQGSYVQVPHDHVAYRYEVLKVIGKGSFGQVVKAYDHKVHQHVALKMVRNEKRFHRQAAEEIRILEHLRKQDKDNTMNVIHMLENFTFRNHICMTFELLSMNLYELIKKNKFQGFSLPLVRKFAHSILQCLDALHKNRIIHCDLKPENILLKQQGRSGIKVIDFGSSCYEHQRVYTYIQSRFYRAPEVILGARYGMPIDMWSLGCILAELLTGYPLLPGEDEGDQLACMIELLGMPSQKLLDASKRAKNFVSSKGYPRYCTVTTLSDGSVVLNGGRSRRGKLRGPPESREWGNALKGCDDPLFLDFLKQCLEWDPAVRMTPGQALRHPWLRRRLPKPPTGEKTSVKRITESTGAITSISKLPPPSSSASKLRTNLAQMTDANGNIQQRTVLPKLVS, from the coding sequence ATGAATGATCACCTGCATGTCAGCAGCCACGCTCACGGACAGATCCAGGTTCAACAGCTCTTTGAGGATAACAGTAACAAGCGGACAGTCCTCACTACACAACCAAATGGGCTTACAACAGTGGGCAAAACGGGCTTGCCAGTGGTGCCAGAGCGGCAGCTGGACAGCATTCATAGACGGCAGGGGAGCTCCACGTCTCTGAAGTCCATGGAAGGCATGGGGAAGGTGAAAGCCACCCCCATGACACCTGAACAAGCAATGAAGCAATACATGCAAAAACTCACCGCCTTCGAACATCATGAGATTTTCAGCTACCCTGAAATATATTTCTTGGGTCCAAATGCTAAGAAGCGCCAGGGCATGACAGGTGGGCCCAATAATGGTGGCTATGATGACGACCAGGGATCATACGTGCAGGTGCCCCACGATCATGTGGCTTACAGGTACGAGGTCCTCAAGGTTATTGGGAAGGGGAGCTTTGGGCAGGTGGTCAAGGCCTACGATCACAAAGTCCACCAGCACGTAGCCCTAAAAATGGTGCGGAATGAGAAGCGCTTCCATCGGCAGGCGGCGGAGGAGATCCGAATTCTGGAACACCTGAGGAAGCAGGACAAGGATAACACAATGAATGTCATCCATATGCTGGAGAATTTCACCTTCCGCAACCACATTTGCATGACGTTTGAGCTGCTGAGCATGAACCTCTATGAGCTCATCAAGAAGAATAAATTCCAGGGCTTCAGCCTGCCTTTGGTTCGCAAATTTGCCCACTCGATTCTGCAGTGTTTGGATGCTTTGCACAAAAACAGAATAATTCACTGTGACCTTAAGCCTGAGAACATTTTGTTGAAGCAGCAGGGTAGAAGTGGTATTAAAGTGATTGATTTTGGCTCCAGTTGTTACGAGCATCAGCGTGTCTACACGTACATCCAGTCGCGTTTTTACCGGGCTCCAGAAGTGATCCTTGGGGCCAGATATGGCATGCCCATTGATATGTGGAGCCTGGGCTGCATTTTAGCAGAGCTCCTGACGGGTTACCCCCTCTTGCCTGGGGAAGATGAAGGGGACCAGCTGGCCTGTATGATTGAACTGTTGGGCATGCCCTCGCAGAAACTGCTGGATGCATCCAAACGAGCCAAAAATTTTGTGAGCTCCAAGGGTTATCCCCGTTACTGCACTGTCACGACTCTCTCAGATGGCTCTGTGGTCCTCAATGGAGGCCGTTCCCGGAGGGGGAAACTGAGGGGCCCACCGGAGAGCAGAGAGTGGGGGAATGCGCTTAAGGGGTGTGATGATCCCCTTTTCCTTGACTTCTTAAAACAGTGTTTAGAGTGGGATCCTGCAGTTCGCATGACTCCAGGCCAGGCTTTGCGGCACCCCTGGTTGAGGAGGCGGTTGCCAAAGCCTCCCACCGGGGAGAAAACGTCCGTGAAAAGGATAACTGAGAGCACCGGTGCTATCACATCTATATCCAAGTTACCTCCACCTTCCAGCTCAGCTTCCAAACTGAGGACTAATTTGGCGCAGATGACAGATGCCAACGGGAATATTCAGCAGAGGACAGTGTTGCCAAAACTCGTTAGCTGA